A genomic segment from Alistipes senegalensis JC50 encodes:
- a CDS encoding RagB/SusD family nutrient uptake outer membrane protein: MKHILTRVLSWAVLAAAAAGSTSCLNEYLDKAPDAGLDEKEVFSKYANFKSYFYAVYNGANFNIKAHYPQWFAGNNQKFTMEGLTDMCDMTRIQRCQPGKQGDGSTVIYAVGYNSDASSKTAKVPYSWKSIRVANMTIRNIDMLQDATDREKKDLLAQAYFVRAYCHFELFRLYGSLPYIDKVMGSEDEWDLPRLSDYDMLQRIAADFQTAADIFDQAGLMRRDPASGSGHLAATDQDKPNGVTALAMKGRALLYSASPLSNPGNDISRWEEAAEANWTALKSALDHGYLLLAKEKYTDNFYGTKYTNEQLWAYTSGSTTNYNNDRVQAFVPYCFSNNAFSSGQCPTQNFVDKFETAGGYPLNTPEERAAATAAGQYDEQNPYVNRDPRFDVVVIYNQKPVQGYGNASIYVNEDGSLPSGSLIQKRSGSEDGVSETFYYEQKRTGALSNKGVQNLLLTDPIIRLAELYLNYAEAANEAYGPDGQAPGAAMTALEALNTVRSRVGMPAVLDAYTTDRDALRPRIKNERAVELCFEGYHYYCDIRRWKDAPSIHRTRLTGMRVTKLKAGATAQYPTGFRYERFELPSNRQIAWKNDGMYYVQFQTSDLLKMKNYVPNEAW, from the coding sequence ATGAAACATATATTGACAAGGGTATTGAGCTGGGCGGTGCTGGCGGCGGCCGCCGCAGGCAGCACTTCGTGCCTGAACGAATATCTCGACAAGGCGCCCGACGCAGGACTGGACGAAAAGGAGGTTTTCTCGAAGTACGCCAACTTCAAGAGCTATTTCTACGCAGTCTACAACGGGGCCAACTTCAACATCAAGGCGCACTATCCGCAGTGGTTCGCGGGCAACAACCAGAAATTCACGATGGAGGGGCTTACGGACATGTGCGACATGACCCGCATCCAGCGCTGCCAGCCCGGCAAGCAGGGCGACGGTTCGACGGTGATCTACGCCGTGGGCTACAACTCCGACGCTTCGTCGAAGACCGCGAAGGTGCCCTATTCGTGGAAGTCGATCCGCGTGGCCAACATGACCATCCGCAACATCGACATGTTGCAGGACGCCACCGACCGTGAGAAGAAGGACCTGCTGGCACAGGCTTATTTCGTGCGCGCCTACTGCCATTTCGAACTCTTCCGCCTCTACGGATCGCTGCCCTACATCGACAAGGTGATGGGTTCCGAGGACGAATGGGACCTGCCGCGACTGTCGGATTACGACATGTTGCAGCGCATCGCCGCCGATTTCCAGACCGCGGCCGATATTTTCGATCAGGCGGGGCTGATGCGCCGCGACCCGGCTTCGGGTTCGGGGCACCTCGCGGCCACGGATCAGGACAAACCCAACGGCGTGACGGCGCTGGCCATGAAGGGCCGCGCGCTGCTCTACTCCGCCAGTCCGCTGAGCAATCCCGGAAACGACATCTCCCGCTGGGAGGAGGCTGCCGAGGCCAACTGGACGGCGCTGAAGAGCGCCCTCGACCACGGCTATCTTCTGCTCGCCAAGGAGAAGTACACCGATAACTTCTACGGCACGAAATACACCAACGAGCAGCTGTGGGCCTATACGAGCGGCAGCACGACCAACTACAACAACGACCGCGTGCAGGCTTTCGTGCCCTATTGCTTCTCGAACAACGCTTTCAGCTCGGGACAGTGCCCGACGCAGAATTTCGTCGATAAGTTCGAGACCGCCGGCGGCTATCCGCTCAACACCCCCGAGGAGCGGGCCGCGGCGACCGCTGCCGGGCAGTACGACGAGCAGAACCCCTATGTCAACCGCGACCCGCGTTTCGATGTCGTGGTGATCTACAACCAGAAGCCCGTGCAGGGCTACGGCAACGCCTCGATCTATGTCAACGAGGACGGCAGCCTGCCTTCGGGGTCGCTGATCCAGAAGCGCAGCGGCAGCGAGGACGGAGTTTCCGAGACCTTCTACTACGAGCAGAAGCGCACGGGGGCCCTCTCGAACAAGGGTGTGCAGAACCTGCTGCTGACCGACCCGATCATCCGCCTGGCAGAGCTCTACCTCAACTACGCCGAGGCGGCCAACGAGGCTTACGGTCCCGACGGACAGGCTCCCGGTGCTGCGATGACGGCCCTTGAGGCGCTGAACACGGTCCGCAGCCGGGTGGGGATGCCCGCCGTGCTCGACGCCTACACGACCGACAGGGACGCCCTGCGCCCGCGCATCAAGAACGAGCGCGCGGTCGAGCTCTGCTTCGAAGGCTACCACTATTACTGCGACATCCGCCGCTGGAAGGACGCCCCCTCGATCCACCGCACGCGGCTGACGGGCATGCGCGTCACCAAACTCAAGGCGGGTGCCACGGCGCAGTATCCTACGGGATTCCGTTACGAGCGGTTCGAGCTGCCTTCGAACCGTCAGATCGCCTGGAAGAACGACGGCATGTACTACGTGCAGTTCCAGACGAGCGACCTGCTCAAAATGAAGAACTACGTACCCAACGAGGCGTGGTAG
- a CDS encoding SusC/RagA family TonB-linked outer membrane protein, translating into MSKSTKYAISGTGRWGALRFAVLVLALCLLQAPGILAAPAAAAQAGNAAAKHRVQGTVVDQAGAPVIGANVIVEGTTTGTTTDAKGAFSLEVPAKGRLLISYLGYETQQVTLTSQTQYMVTLRENTAAIADVVVVGYGVQRKESVVGAISQVKGDALVDSGVSNITNALAGKLSGVTTLQTSGQPGQNDAEILIRGVSSFSNSNPLVLVDGVERDFSTIDPNEVANISVLKDASATAVFGAKGANGVIIVTTKSGREGKPKMDFSFSTGFAMPINTPKHIDSYRTMSLMNVAKMNDQLFDSLTSQADLAEYRRPSSRLNALRYPDVNWLDEMTDSFASTINANFNIQGGTRFVKYFASVGYAHEGSIFKGVNDGKIDSRYYYNRFNFRTNVDFNVTPTTVVSFKLGGNVGIKNKPQPQDGDDGMWKYIFGSSTAKYPMYYPSWVLEEVPDLDYPGVVEDRLISEADQTTGNPYYQMMRGRFIQLTDSKLFSDIILNQKLDFITKGLSVQGKVSLSTYYKYTTLRTEYDRPAWYLDFSKIGSGENPWRRTGDNGYLYVPNPVYTTAGNALQDGYYLDLYYDLSLNYNRTFGRHNVTGLVLFNRQEQDKGSDFPYYNEAIVARATYDFAHKYLVEVNMGYTGSERFAPGNRFGFFPSGAVGWVVSEERFFEPLKPWFSKLKLRYSQGLVGSDYANNRWLYMSEFSKDGNGHIVEDKIANSSVQWEQAMKRDLGIEMGFLNDELHLSVDLFDEKRDKMLISVDNTTPMWIGNTSKELNKGKIKKHGIELELSYRKQLNKDWTVFLGGNFSFNENRILYADDALYALAHQRKVGTALGAQLSGAYLVGNGYLTSVDDIHSNFLPVKVSDVVVGDYKFLDFTGDGVIDKDDLARMEGSLNPPIAYAFNAGFKWKGLDVNVLFQGYAKKWVNFDQMYEWEFYKGNYRTHLSSLDYWSPSNPGGNHGAVHYTASSQVNMNWSGYNESATTGGYNAKIAGRSWRRADYLRLKEVSVGYTWSGPKIRQALGVRALKVYATGNNLLTFTDLLEGDPENKYLVWGQYPQMMTVKLGIQVSF; encoded by the coding sequence ATGAGTAAATCTACAAAGTATGCAATTTCCGGAACCGGGCGATGGGGCGCGCTGCGCTTCGCCGTGTTGGTTCTGGCGCTGTGTCTGCTGCAAGCGCCGGGGATTCTCGCTGCGCCCGCTGCGGCGGCGCAGGCCGGGAATGCCGCCGCGAAACACCGTGTTCAGGGTACGGTGGTCGATCAGGCCGGTGCGCCGGTGATCGGAGCCAACGTGATCGTCGAGGGCACGACGACCGGCACGACGACCGATGCGAAGGGCGCCTTCTCGCTGGAAGTTCCCGCCAAGGGCCGCTTGCTGATCTCCTACCTGGGTTATGAAACCCAGCAGGTGACACTGACCTCGCAGACACAGTATATGGTGACGCTGCGGGAGAATACGGCGGCCATTGCCGATGTCGTGGTCGTGGGCTACGGCGTGCAGCGCAAGGAGAGCGTCGTGGGCGCCATCTCGCAGGTCAAGGGCGACGCCCTCGTGGATTCGGGCGTGTCGAACATCACCAACGCCCTCGCGGGCAAGCTCTCGGGCGTCACGACGCTCCAGACCTCGGGACAGCCGGGTCAGAACGACGCCGAAATCCTGATCCGCGGCGTGTCGAGCTTCAGCAACTCCAACCCGCTGGTGCTGGTGGACGGCGTGGAGCGCGATTTCTCGACCATCGACCCCAACGAGGTGGCCAACATCTCGGTCCTGAAAGACGCTTCGGCGACGGCCGTGTTCGGCGCCAAAGGTGCCAACGGCGTCATCATCGTCACGACCAAAAGCGGTCGGGAGGGCAAGCCGAAGATGGACTTTTCGTTCTCGACGGGTTTCGCCATGCCGATCAACACCCCGAAGCATATCGACTCCTACCGGACGATGTCGCTGATGAACGTGGCCAAGATGAACGACCAGCTCTTCGATTCGCTCACCTCGCAGGCGGACCTCGCCGAGTACCGCCGCCCCTCGTCGCGCCTCAACGCGCTGCGCTATCCCGACGTGAACTGGCTCGACGAGATGACCGACTCGTTCGCCTCGACGATCAACGCCAACTTCAACATCCAGGGCGGTACGCGCTTCGTGAAGTATTTCGCCTCGGTGGGCTATGCGCACGAAGGCTCCATATTCAAAGGCGTGAACGACGGCAAGATCGACTCGCGCTACTATTACAACCGCTTCAACTTCCGCACCAACGTCGATTTCAACGTCACCCCGACGACCGTCGTGTCGTTCAAGCTGGGCGGCAACGTCGGCATCAAGAATAAGCCCCAGCCGCAGGACGGCGACGACGGCATGTGGAAATACATCTTCGGCAGCTCGACGGCCAAATACCCGATGTACTACCCCTCGTGGGTGCTCGAAGAGGTTCCCGACCTGGACTATCCGGGCGTCGTGGAGGACCGCCTTATCAGCGAGGCCGACCAGACCACGGGAAACCCCTATTACCAGATGATGCGCGGCCGCTTCATCCAGCTCACCGATTCCAAACTCTTCTCGGACATCATCCTCAACCAGAAGCTCGACTTCATCACCAAGGGACTTTCGGTGCAGGGCAAGGTGTCGCTGAGCACCTATTATAAATATACGACCCTGCGCACCGAGTACGACCGTCCGGCGTGGTACCTCGATTTCTCGAAGATCGGCTCCGGCGAGAATCCGTGGCGCCGGACGGGCGACAACGGTTATCTCTACGTGCCCAATCCGGTCTACACGACGGCCGGCAACGCATTGCAGGACGGCTACTACCTCGACCTCTACTACGATCTTTCGCTCAACTACAACCGCACCTTCGGCCGCCACAACGTGACGGGTCTGGTGCTCTTCAACCGGCAGGAGCAGGACAAGGGGTCGGATTTCCCCTACTACAACGAGGCGATCGTGGCGCGCGCCACCTACGATTTCGCCCACAAGTACCTCGTCGAGGTCAACATGGGTTACACCGGTTCGGAGCGCTTCGCCCCGGGCAACCGTTTCGGGTTCTTCCCCTCGGGCGCCGTGGGGTGGGTGGTCTCGGAGGAGCGTTTCTTCGAGCCGCTGAAACCGTGGTTCAGCAAGCTGAAACTCCGCTATTCGCAGGGTCTGGTCGGCAGCGACTACGCCAACAACCGCTGGCTCTACATGAGCGAATTCTCGAAGGACGGCAACGGACACATCGTCGAGGACAAAATCGCCAACAGTTCGGTGCAGTGGGAGCAGGCCATGAAGCGCGACCTCGGTATCGAGATGGGTTTTCTGAACGACGAACTCCACCTGAGCGTGGACCTCTTCGACGAGAAGCGCGATAAGATGCTGATTTCGGTGGACAACACGACCCCGATGTGGATCGGCAACACCTCGAAGGAGCTCAACAAGGGTAAGATCAAGAAACACGGCATCGAGCTGGAGCTCTCTTACCGCAAGCAGCTGAACAAGGACTGGACGGTCTTCCTGGGCGGCAACTTCTCGTTCAACGAGAACCGCATCCTCTACGCCGACGACGCCCTCTACGCCCTCGCGCATCAGCGCAAGGTCGGCACGGCCCTCGGCGCGCAGCTCAGCGGCGCATACCTCGTGGGCAACGGCTATCTGACCTCGGTGGACGACATCCACAGCAACTTCCTGCCCGTCAAGGTCAGCGACGTGGTGGTCGGCGACTACAAGTTCCTCGACTTCACGGGCGACGGCGTGATCGACAAGGACGACCTCGCACGCATGGAGGGTTCGCTCAATCCTCCGATCGCCTACGCCTTCAACGCGGGCTTCAAGTGGAAGGGCCTCGACGTGAACGTCCTCTTCCAGGGCTATGCCAAGAAATGGGTCAATTTCGACCAGATGTACGAGTGGGAGTTCTACAAGGGCAACTACCGCACGCACCTCTCGTCGCTCGACTACTGGTCGCCGTCGAATCCGGGCGGCAACCACGGAGCCGTGCACTACACCGCCTCGTCGCAGGTCAACATGAACTGGTCGGGCTACAACGAGAGCGCCACGACGGGCGGTTACAACGCCAAGATCGCCGGCCGTTCGTGGCGCCGCGCCGATTACCTGCGTCTGAAAGAGGTTTCGGTCGGCTACACGTGGAGCGGCCCGAAGATCAGGCAGGCGCTGGGCGTGCGTGCCCTGAAGGTGTACGCCACGGGTAACAACCTGCTGACCTTCACCGACCTGCTGGAGGGCGATCCCGAAAACAAGTACCTCGTGTGGGGGCAGTATCCGCAGATGATGACCGTCAAACTGGGCATTCAGGTGTCGTTCTGA
- the rpoN gene encoding RNA polymerase factor sigma-54, whose translation MAINQKQVLSLQQKLSPQQIQMIKLLELPAVQLEQRIKQEIEDNIVLEEEERSSEDDEQPQQISVDEYLHDDDTPSYKSRINNFSKDDKQRPVYLTEGRSLQEYLIEQLRYRNLPERDMRLAVYLVGSIDEDGYLRRDLESVADDIAFTVGVETTAGELERLLNVIHELEPAGIGARDLRECLLLQMAQMPINTRPRWLARKILTNYFDEFVKKHYEKLMARLQISEDDFREAIAEIRRLSPKPGNLYAEGGTDTTPYIIPDFLLDYQDGRFTLSLNSYNVPEVRVNRRYMEMIREMVGSDGRVREKDKEAIQFVKSKIDSAKWFISAIKQRHDTLMRTMQTILDYQEEYFKDGDKSKLRPMILKDIADRTGLDVSTISRVVNSKYVQTQFGIILLKSLFSEAMQTDSGEEVSSYEIKNILQECIDEEDKRRPLTDETLMDILNSKGYRIARRTVAKYREMLGIPVARLRKQI comes from the coding sequence ATGGCTATCAATCAGAAACAGGTACTTTCGCTTCAGCAGAAGCTCTCTCCGCAGCAGATTCAGATGATCAAGTTGCTGGAGCTCCCCGCCGTGCAGCTCGAACAGCGCATCAAACAGGAGATCGAGGACAACATCGTTCTGGAAGAGGAGGAACGCTCTTCCGAGGACGACGAGCAGCCCCAGCAGATCTCCGTTGACGAATACCTGCACGACGACGACACGCCGTCGTACAAAAGCCGCATCAACAACTTTTCGAAAGACGACAAACAGCGCCCGGTCTATCTGACCGAGGGGCGTTCGTTGCAGGAGTATCTGATCGAACAGCTGCGCTACCGGAATCTTCCCGAGCGGGATATGCGGCTGGCCGTCTACCTGGTCGGAAGCATCGACGAGGACGGCTACCTGCGCCGCGACCTGGAGTCCGTGGCCGACGACATCGCCTTCACGGTGGGGGTCGAGACCACGGCCGGAGAGTTGGAACGCCTGTTGAACGTCATCCATGAGCTGGAGCCTGCCGGCATCGGCGCCCGCGACCTGCGGGAATGCCTGCTGTTGCAGATGGCGCAGATGCCGATCAACACCCGCCCGCGGTGGCTGGCCCGCAAGATTCTGACCAACTATTTCGACGAGTTCGTCAAGAAGCACTACGAGAAGCTGATGGCGCGCTTGCAGATCTCCGAGGACGATTTCCGCGAGGCGATCGCCGAGATCCGCCGGCTGTCGCCCAAACCCGGCAACCTCTACGCCGAGGGCGGTACGGACACCACGCCCTACATCATTCCGGATTTCCTCCTCGATTATCAGGACGGGCGTTTCACCCTGTCGCTGAACTCCTACAACGTTCCCGAGGTGCGCGTCAACCGCCGCTATATGGAGATGATTCGCGAGATGGTGGGTTCGGACGGCCGCGTCCGGGAGAAGGACAAGGAGGCGATCCAGTTCGTGAAGAGCAAGATCGACTCGGCGAAATGGTTCATCTCGGCCATCAAGCAGCGCCACGATACGCTGATGCGCACGATGCAGACCATTTTGGACTATCAGGAGGAGTATTTCAAGGACGGCGACAAGTCGAAGCTCCGGCCGATGATCCTCAAGGACATCGCCGACCGCACGGGGCTCGACGTTTCGACCATCTCGCGCGTGGTGAACAGCAAATACGTGCAGACGCAGTTCGGGATCATCCTCCTGAAATCGCTCTTCTCGGAGGCCATGCAGACCGATTCGGGCGAGGAGGTGTCGAGTTACGAGATCAAGAACATCCTTCAGGAGTGCATCGACGAGGAGGACAAGCGCCGTCCGCTGACCGACGAGACGCTGATGGACATCCTCAATTCGAAAGGCTACCGCATCGCCCGCCGCACCGTGGCCAAGTACCGCGAAATGCTCGGCATTCCGGTGGCGAGGCTGCGGAAACAGATATAG
- the asnS gene encoding asparagine--tRNA ligase, which yields MKTQRIVEILKSGVVDTDIVVKGWVRTKRGNKNVAFIALNDGSCVNNIQVVVDLAKIAEEELKPVTTGACIRVDGRLVASPGAGQGVEVQAEKIEIYGTADPESYPLQKKGHSLEFLRDIAYLRPRTNTFGAVLRIRHAMAYAIHEYFNNHGFYYFHTPIITASDCEGAGAMFQVTTLDLNDLPRTEEGAVDYSQDFFGKSCNLTVSGQLEGELGALSLGRIYTFGPTFRAENSNTPRHASEFWMIEPEAAFYDLEDNMELAEDFLKYLIRYALDHCMEDLEFMNKMWDKGLLERLHFVLEHDFKRLDYTEGIEILKASGRKFEFPCDWGCDLQSEHERYLVEEHFKRPVILINYPKDIKAFYMKQNDDGKTVRAMDVLFPGIGEIIGGSEREADYTKLHNRVTELGMSERELWWYLDTRRWGSAPHSGFGLGFDRLLLFVTGMTNIRDVQPFPRTPQHADF from the coding sequence ATGAAAACGCAAAGAATCGTAGAGATTTTGAAGTCGGGCGTCGTGGACACCGACATCGTCGTCAAAGGTTGGGTGCGCACCAAGCGCGGAAACAAGAACGTGGCGTTCATCGCCCTGAACGACGGGTCGTGCGTAAATAATATACAGGTGGTGGTCGATCTGGCGAAGATCGCCGAGGAGGAGCTCAAACCCGTCACCACGGGTGCCTGCATCCGCGTCGATGGCCGTCTGGTCGCATCGCCGGGCGCGGGGCAGGGCGTCGAGGTGCAGGCCGAAAAGATCGAGATCTACGGCACGGCCGATCCCGAGAGCTATCCCCTGCAAAAGAAGGGACATTCGCTGGAGTTCCTGCGCGACATCGCCTACCTGCGTCCGCGCACGAACACGTTCGGCGCGGTGCTCCGCATCCGTCACGCCATGGCCTATGCCATCCACGAGTATTTCAACAACCACGGTTTCTACTATTTCCATACTCCGATCATCACGGCTTCGGACTGCGAGGGCGCCGGTGCGATGTTCCAGGTGACGACGCTCGATCTGAACGACCTGCCGCGGACCGAGGAGGGCGCGGTCGATTATTCGCAGGATTTCTTCGGAAAATCGTGCAACCTCACCGTGTCGGGCCAGCTCGAAGGCGAGCTGGGTGCGCTGTCGCTGGGCCGCATCTACACGTTCGGCCCCACGTTCCGTGCCGAAAACTCCAATACTCCGCGCCATGCGTCGGAGTTCTGGATGATCGAGCCCGAAGCGGCGTTCTACGATCTGGAAGACAACATGGAACTGGCCGAGGACTTCCTCAAATACCTCATCCGCTATGCGCTGGATCATTGTATGGAGGACCTCGAATTCATGAACAAGATGTGGGACAAGGGGCTGTTGGAGCGGCTGCATTTCGTCCTGGAGCACGATTTCAAACGCCTGGACTACACCGAGGGCATCGAGATTCTGAAAGCCTCGGGCCGCAAGTTCGAATTCCCCTGCGACTGGGGCTGCGACTTGCAGTCGGAGCACGAGCGTTACCTCGTGGAGGAGCATTTCAAGCGCCCGGTCATCCTGATCAACTACCCGAAGGACATCAAGGCGTTCTACATGAAGCAGAACGACGACGGCAAGACCGTGCGCGCGATGGACGTGCTGTTCCCCGGCATCGGCGAGATCATTGGCGGTTCGGAGCGCGAGGCCGACTATACGAAGCTGCACAACCGCGTGACCGAGCTCGGCATGAGCGAACGCGAGCTGTGGTGGTACCTCGACACCCGCCGCTGGGGGTCGGCGCCCCACTCAGGCTTCGGGCTGGGCTTCGACCGTCTGCTGCTCTTCGTGACCGGCATGACGAACATCCGCGACGTGCAGCCGTTCCCCCGGACGCCGCAGCACGCCGATTTCTGA
- a CDS encoding glycoside hydrolase family 2 TIM barrel-domain containing protein has protein sequence MKRTILTAALAACTLAAQAQEERNPVPMTSRGGRIYRTEVVPYDARHDADARNREAGGYWKAFSPEVTITTEGPLYAVLGQEIEIPFAWTDGVVYLHAENPGSAYSLWLNDRQVAEVSDPLTPAEFDLTPYIREGVNDFKLLMRSDNPARQLDAEAPAARKPFENSYLYYQNKRSIADFEIGLVPDTLGRDFGMLDLRIVAQNAFNYDEPVTVGYDIYSPQGKLLEFNMTEITIPGRSTDTVRFSPFIYHTYDNKWEAGSKTPPLYKVMLFTRRNGVYKEYMPMKIGFGKTELIDGRIMRLGKELKLEKARYNAAADRKTALAELKALKAKGKNTICPDYPQPAWFYELCDELGLYVIDRANIDAPERSGDRTVGGTPSNDPAFADEYLERVKAMYYRSRNFTCIVAYSLGGPSGNGYNMYKAYQWLKSVEKSRPVIYADADGEWNTDL, from the coding sequence ATGAAACGAACGATACTGACGGCTGCGCTGGCAGCCTGCACGCTGGCGGCCCAGGCCCAGGAAGAACGGAACCCCGTTCCGATGACCTCGCGCGGAGGCCGCATCTACCGCACGGAGGTCGTACCCTACGATGCCCGCCACGACGCCGATGCCCGCAACCGCGAAGCCGGAGGCTACTGGAAAGCCTTCAGCCCCGAGGTGACGATTACGACCGAAGGTCCTCTTTATGCCGTTCTCGGACAGGAGATCGAAATCCCGTTCGCCTGGACCGACGGCGTGGTCTACCTGCACGCGGAGAACCCCGGTTCGGCCTACTCGCTCTGGCTCAACGACCGTCAGGTGGCCGAGGTCAGCGACCCGCTGACGCCCGCGGAATTCGACTTGACCCCCTATATCCGCGAGGGCGTCAACGATTTCAAACTGCTGATGCGCAGCGACAACCCCGCCCGGCAACTCGACGCCGAGGCCCCCGCCGCCCGCAAACCATTCGAAAACAGCTACCTCTATTATCAGAACAAGCGTTCGATCGCCGATTTCGAGATCGGGCTTGTGCCCGACACGCTGGGGCGCGACTTCGGGATGCTGGACCTGCGGATCGTGGCGCAGAACGCGTTCAACTACGACGAACCCGTCACCGTGGGCTACGACATCTACTCGCCGCAGGGCAAGCTGCTCGAATTCAACATGACCGAGATCACCATTCCGGGCCGTTCGACCGACACGGTGCGCTTCTCGCCGTTCATCTACCACACCTACGACAACAAGTGGGAGGCCGGAAGCAAGACGCCGCCGCTCTACAAGGTGATGCTCTTCACGCGCCGCAACGGTGTCTACAAAGAGTACATGCCGATGAAGATCGGGTTCGGCAAGACCGAACTCATCGACGGACGCATCATGCGGCTGGGCAAGGAGCTCAAACTCGAAAAGGCCCGCTACAACGCCGCGGCCGACCGCAAGACCGCCCTCGCAGAGCTCAAAGCCCTGAAGGCCAAAGGCAAGAATACGATTTGCCCGGACTATCCGCAGCCGGCGTGGTTCTACGAACTGTGCGACGAGCTGGGGCTCTACGTCATCGACCGGGCGAACATCGACGCCCCGGAGCGCAGCGGCGACCGCACGGTCGGGGGCACGCCGTCGAACGACCCGGCGTTCGCAGACGAATATCTGGAGCGCGTGAAGGCGATGTATTACCGTTCGCGCAACTTCACCTGCATCGTCGCCTACTCGCTGGGAGGCCCCTCGGGCAACGGATACAACATGTACAAAGCCTACCAATGGCTGAAATCGGTCGAAAAGTCCCGTCCGGTGATCTACGCCGATGCCGACGGGGAGTGGAATACGGATCTGTAA
- the rlmH gene encoding 23S rRNA (pseudouridine(1915)-N(3))-methyltransferase RlmH, whose amino-acid sequence MNIELIVIGKTDSKEVAALVEQYARRVNFYCKFAVTTLPDVRNTKSMTVKQQRTAEGEAILRQLTDGDFVALLDERGTEFRSVEFALWVQKRLNSGVKRLVMVIGGPYGFSEEVYARADAKLSLSRMTFSHQIVRAIFAEQIYRAFTILNNEPYHHE is encoded by the coding sequence GTGAACATCGAACTGATCGTCATAGGCAAGACCGATTCGAAGGAGGTCGCCGCGCTGGTGGAACAGTATGCCCGGCGCGTGAATTTCTATTGCAAATTCGCGGTCACGACCCTGCCCGACGTGCGCAACACCAAGAGCATGACCGTCAAACAGCAGCGCACGGCTGAGGGAGAAGCCATCCTGCGCCAGCTGACCGACGGCGATTTCGTGGCGCTGCTCGACGAACGGGGCACGGAGTTCCGCTCGGTGGAATTCGCGCTGTGGGTCCAGAAACGCCTGAACAGCGGCGTGAAGCGTCTCGTCATGGTGATCGGCGGGCCCTACGGATTCTCGGAGGAGGTCTACGCCCGCGCCGACGCAAAACTGTCGCTCTCGCGCATGACCTTCTCGCACCAGATCGTGCGGGCGATCTTCGCCGAACAGATCTACCGCGCCTTCACCATCCTCAACAACGAACCCTACCACCACGAATAA
- a CDS encoding helix-turn-helix transcriptional regulator, producing MQQRPAIAVLTPNILVGAGLRSILEKVIPHASIELFRDFQEFAEAEPERFIHYFVAAQTFAAHNAYFRARQHKTILLTAGQSHAGMHCIDVQTDEEEFVRALVQMQHSVRRPEHTLPAPPPTGQPLSDREAEVLALVARGLINKQIADRLGIGLTTVISHRRNIMEKLGIRSVAGLVVYALAAGYADPDGM from the coding sequence ATGCAGCAGCGCCCCGCCATAGCCGTCCTGACCCCCAACATCCTCGTAGGCGCGGGGCTCCGCTCCATTCTGGAAAAGGTGATTCCGCACGCCTCCATCGAGCTGTTCCGCGATTTCCAGGAGTTCGCCGAGGCGGAGCCGGAGCGGTTCATCCACTACTTCGTCGCAGCGCAGACCTTCGCGGCCCACAACGCCTACTTCCGCGCCCGGCAACACAAGACCATCCTGCTCACCGCCGGACAGTCCCATGCCGGAATGCACTGCATCGACGTACAGACCGACGAGGAGGAATTCGTGCGCGCGCTGGTGCAGATGCAGCACAGCGTCCGCCGTCCGGAACACACCCTGCCCGCCCCGCCGCCGACCGGGCAGCCGCTCTCGGACCGCGAGGCCGAGGTGCTGGCGCTCGTCGCCCGGGGGCTCATCAACAAGCAGATCGCCGACCGGCTGGGCATCGGGCTGACGACGGTCATCTCCCACCGCCGCAACATCATGGAGAAACTCGGCATCCGCTCGGTGGCGGGACTGGTGGTCTACGCGCTGGCCGCAGGCTATGCCGATCCGGACGGGATGTAG